One Delphinus delphis chromosome 16, mDelDel1.2, whole genome shotgun sequence genomic window carries:
- the SEC24C gene encoding protein transport protein Sec24C isoform X1, translating into MNVNQSAPPVPPFGQPQPVYLGHHQSSYGGQPGPTTAPTSYGAYNGPVPGYQQTPPPGVSRAPPSSGAPPASTAQGPCGQTAYGQFGQGDVQNGPSSTVQMQRLPGYQPFGSAILAPVVSQPAVLQPYGPPPTSAQVTAQLAGMQISGTVAPASPPSGLGYGPPTSLASASGSFPNSGLYGSYPQGQAPPLGQAQGHPGTQPPQRSVPLQASSFTPPASGGPRMPSMTGPPLPGQSFGGPPVSQPNHVSSPAPQALPPGTQMTGPPGPPLPPMHSSQQPGYQLQQNGSFGPTRGPQSNYGSPYPGAATFGSQPGPPQPLPPKRLDPDAIPSPQLNELPPQQKTRHRIDPDAIPSPIQVIEDDRNNRGSEPFVTGVRGQVPPLVTTNFLVKDQGNASPRYIRCTSYNIPCTSDMAKQAQVPLAAVIKPLARLPPEEASPYVVDHGESGPLRCNRCKAYMCPFMQFVEGGRRFQCCFCSCINDVPPQYFQHLDHTGKRVDAYDRPELSLGSYEFLATVDYCKNNKFPSPPAFIFMIDVSYNAIRSGLVRLLCEELKSLLDFLPREGGAEESAIRVGFVTYNKVLHFYNVKSSLAQPQMMVVSDVGDMFVPLLDGFLVNVNESQAVITSLLDQIPEMFADTRETETVFAPVIQAGMEALKAAECAGKLFLFHTSLPIAEAPGKLKNRDDRKLINTDKEKTLFQPQTGAYQTLAKECVAQGCCVDLFLFPNQYVDVATLSVVPQLTGGSVYKYACFQVENDQERFLSDLRRDVQKVVGFDAVMRVRTSTGIRAVDFFGAFYMNNTTDVELAGLDGDKTVTVEFKHDDRLNEENGALMQCALLYTSCAGQRRLRIHNLALNCCTQLADLYRNCETDTLINYMAKFAYRGVLSSPVKTVRDTLITQCAQILACYRKNCASPSSAGQLILPECMKLLPVYLNCVLKSDVLQPGAEVTTDDRAYVRQLVTSMDVAETNVFFYPRLLPLTKSPIENTTEPPAVRASEERLSNGDIYLLENGLNLFLWVGASVQQGVVQSLFGVSSFSQITSGLSVLPVLDNLLSKKVQGLIDSLRAQRSRYMKLIVVKQEDKLETLFKHFLVEDKSLSGGASYVDFLCHMHKEIRQLLS; encoded by the exons GCTCCCTGGGTATCAGCCATTTGGGTCAGCCATATTGGCCCCTGTGGTCAGCCAGCCAGCTGTGCTTCAGCCCTATGGCCCTCCCCCAACAAGTGCACAGGTGACGGCTCAGCTGGCCGGAATGCAGATCAGTGGTACTGTGGCCCCAGCCTCTCCACCTTCAGGGCTAGGCTATG GCCCACCAACATCGCTGGCCTCAGCCTCAGGAAGTTTCCCTAACTCTGGTCTGTATGGCTCCTATCCTCAGGGCCAAGCTCCTCCCCTTGGCCAGGCCCAGGGTCATCCTGGGACCCAGCCTCCCCAGCGATCTGTCCCACTACAGGCCTCCAGCTTCACACCCCCAGCTTCAGGGGGTCCTCGGATGCCTTCGATGACTGGTCCTCCCTTGCCTGGACAGAGTTTTGGGGGGCCCCCAGTGAGCCAGCCCAACCACGTGTCCTCACCTGCTCCTCAAGCTCTGCCCCCTGGCACCCAAATGACTGGGCCCCCAGGACCACCACTACCACCTATGCACTCCTCCCAGCAGCCAGGCTATCAGCTGCAACAAAATG GTTCCTTTGGACCAACCCGGGGCCCTCAGTCCAATTATGGAAGTCCCTACCCAGGAGCAGCCACTTTTGGAAGTCAGCCTGGGCCTCCTCAACCATTGCCTCCTAAGCGCCTGGACCCTGATGCCATCCCGAGCCCT CAACTCAATGAGCTGCCTCCTCAGcagaaaaccagacacagaatAGACCCTGATGCCATTCCTAGTCCA ATTCAGGTTATTGAGGATGACAGGAACAACCGGGGTTCAGAGCCATTTGTTACTGGAGTGCGGGGCCAGGTGCCACCCTTAGTCACCACCAACTTCCTCGTGAAAGACCAAG GGAATGCAAGTCCCCGATACATCCGATGCACATCCTATAATATCCCTTGCACATCTGACATGGCTAAGCAGGCTCAGGTGCCCCTAGCAGCTGTCATCAAGCCGCTGGCAAGGCTGCCCCCAGAAGAG GCTTCACCGTATGTTGTCGACCACGGGGAATCTGGCCCTTTGCGCTGCAATCGCTGCAAAGCATACATGTGCCCTTTCATGCAGTTCGTTGAGGGAGGGAGGCGCTTCCAGTGCTGCTTTTGCAGCTGTATCAACGATG TTCCCCCCCAGTATTTTCAACATCTGGATCATACCGGCAAACGTGTGGATGCTTATGACCGTCCTGAGCTGTCCCTGGGTTCTTATGAATTCTTGGCCACTGTAGATTACTGCAAG AACAATAAGttccccagccctcctgcctTCATCTTCATGATTGACGTCTCCTACAATGCCATCAGGAGTGGTCTTGTTAGGCTCCTCTGTGAGGAGCTCAAGTCATTGTTAGACTTCCTGCCTAG GGAGGGCGGGGCAGAAGAGTCAGCAATCCGCGTTGGCTTTGTCACCTATAATAAGGTGCTCCACTTCTACAATGTGAAGAGCTCATTGGCCCAGCCACAAATGATGGTTGTATCTGATGTGGGTGACATGTTTGTGCCACTGCTGGATGGCTTCCTGGTCAATGTCAATGAGTCTCAAGCAGTCATCACCAG CTTATTGGATCAGATTCCAGAAATGTTTGCAGACacaagggagacagagacagtaTTTGCCCCAGTTATCCAGGCTGGGATGGAGGCTCTGAAG GCTGCTGAGTGTGCAGGGAAGCTCTTTCTGTTCCACACCTCCCTGCCCATTGCAGAGGCCCCAGggaaactgaagaacagagacGACAGGAAGTTGATCAACACAGACAAGGAGAAG ACTCTGTTCCAGCCTCAGACAGGTGCCTATCAGACCCTGGCCAAAGAGTGTGTGGCCCAAGGCTGCTGCGTagacctcttcctcttccctaaCCAGTATGTGGATGTGGCCACGCTCTCTGTTGTACCCCAGCTCACTGGTGGCTCTGTCTATAAATACGCTTGCTTTCAG GTGGAAAATGACCAGGAACGGTTCCTGAGTGACCTGCGTCGGGATGTACAGAAGGTCGTTGGCTTTGATGCTGTGATGCGGGTCCGGACAAGCACTG GTATCCGtgctgtagatttctttggggcTTTCTACATGAACAACACAACAGATGTGGAGCTGGCTGGGCTGGATGGGGACAAGACGGTGACTGTGGAGTTCAAGCATGACGATCGGCTCAATGAAGAGAATGGAGCCCTCATGCAG TGTGCCCTGCTCTACACCAGCTGTGCAGGGCAGCGACGGCTCCGCATCCACAACCTGGCCCTCAACTGCTGCACTCAGCTGGCTGATCTGTATCGAAACTGTGAGACTGACACGCTCATCAACTACATGGCCAAGTTTg CATACCGGGGGGTCCTGAGCAGCCCTGTGAAGACTGTTCGTGACACTCTTATCACTCAGTGTGCCCAAATCTTGGCCTGTTACAGAAAGAACTGTGCCAGCCCTTCCTCTGCAGGACAG TTGATCCTTCCTGAGTGCATGAAGCTACTCCCAGTTTACCTGAACTGTGTATTGAAGAGTGATGTCCTGCAGCCTGGAGCTGAAGTCACTACTGATGACCGGGCCTACGTCCGACAGCTGGTTACCTCCATGGATGTGGCTGAGACCAATGTCTTCTTCTATCCTCGGCTCCTACCGTTG ACAAAGTCTCCCATTGAGaataccactgaaccaccagcaGTTCGAGCATCTGAAGAGCGTCTAAGCAACGGGGATATATATTTGCTGGAGAATGGGCTCAACCTCTTCCTCTGGGTGGGAGCAAGTGTCCAACAGGGTGTTGTCCAGAGCCTCTTCGGTGTCTCCTCCTTCAGTCAGATCACCAGTGGCTTG AGTGTTCTGCCAGTTCTGGATAATCTACTGTCCAAGAAGGTGCAAGGCCTCATTGACAGTTTGAGGGCACAGAGATCACGGTACATGAAG CTTATTGTGGTGAAACAAGAGGACAAGCTGGAGACACTGTTCAAACACTTCCTGGTGGAAGACAAGAGCCTGAGCGGCGGAGCATCCTATGTGGACTTTCTCTGTCATATGCACAAGGAGATTCGGCAGCTACTGAGCTAG
- the CHCHD1 gene encoding small ribosomal subunit protein mS37: protein MATPSLRGRLARFGNPRKPILKPNKPLILANRVGERRREKGEATCITEMSVMMACWKQNEFRDEACKKEIQDFFDCASRAEAARKVRSIQEDLGELGSLPPKKLNKLLNRFPNKPHVS from the exons ATGGCGACGCCCAGCCTCCGGGGTCGGTTAGCAAGGTTTGGAAACCCGCGGAAGCCCATACTGAAGCCTAACAAGCCCCTCATCCTAGCTAACCGTGTCGGGGAACGGCGCCGGGAGAAGGGCG AGGCGACTTGTATCACGGAGATGTCAGTAATGATGGCTTGCTGGAAGCAGAATGAATTCCGCGACGAAGCGTGCAAAAAAGAGATCCAGGACTTCTTCGATTGTGCTTCGAGGGCTGAG GCAGCCCGAAAAGTGAGATCAATCCAGGAGGACCTGGGAGAGTTGGGGAGTTTACCCCCCAAGAAATTGAATAAGTTGTTAAATAGGTTTCCTAACAAACCTCATGTCAGCTGA
- the SEC24C gene encoding protein transport protein Sec24C isoform X2, with product MNVNQSAPPVPPFGQPQPVYLGHHQSSYGGQPGPTTAPTSYGAYNGPVPGYQQTPPPGVSRAPPSSGAPPASTAQGPCGQTAYGQFGQGDVQNGPSSTVQMQRLPGYQPFGSAILAPVVSQPAVLQPYGPPPTSAQVTAQLAGMQISGTVAPASPPSGLGYGPPTSLASASGSFPNSGLYGSYPQGQAPPLGQAQGHPGTQPPQRSVPLQASSFTPPASGGPRMPSMTGPPLPGQSFGGPPVSQPNHVSSPAPQALPPGTQMTGPPGPPLPPMHSSQQPGYQLQQNGSFGPTRGPQSNYGSPYPGAATFGSQPGPPQPLPPKRLDPDAIPSPIQVIEDDRNNRGSEPFVTGVRGQVPPLVTTNFLVKDQGNASPRYIRCTSYNIPCTSDMAKQAQVPLAAVIKPLARLPPEEASPYVVDHGESGPLRCNRCKAYMCPFMQFVEGGRRFQCCFCSCINDVPPQYFQHLDHTGKRVDAYDRPELSLGSYEFLATVDYCKNNKFPSPPAFIFMIDVSYNAIRSGLVRLLCEELKSLLDFLPREGGAEESAIRVGFVTYNKVLHFYNVKSSLAQPQMMVVSDVGDMFVPLLDGFLVNVNESQAVITSLLDQIPEMFADTRETETVFAPVIQAGMEALKAAECAGKLFLFHTSLPIAEAPGKLKNRDDRKLINTDKEKTLFQPQTGAYQTLAKECVAQGCCVDLFLFPNQYVDVATLSVVPQLTGGSVYKYACFQVENDQERFLSDLRRDVQKVVGFDAVMRVRTSTGIRAVDFFGAFYMNNTTDVELAGLDGDKTVTVEFKHDDRLNEENGALMQCALLYTSCAGQRRLRIHNLALNCCTQLADLYRNCETDTLINYMAKFAYRGVLSSPVKTVRDTLITQCAQILACYRKNCASPSSAGQLILPECMKLLPVYLNCVLKSDVLQPGAEVTTDDRAYVRQLVTSMDVAETNVFFYPRLLPLTKSPIENTTEPPAVRASEERLSNGDIYLLENGLNLFLWVGASVQQGVVQSLFGVSSFSQITSGLSVLPVLDNLLSKKVQGLIDSLRAQRSRYMKLIVVKQEDKLETLFKHFLVEDKSLSGGASYVDFLCHMHKEIRQLLS from the exons GCTCCCTGGGTATCAGCCATTTGGGTCAGCCATATTGGCCCCTGTGGTCAGCCAGCCAGCTGTGCTTCAGCCCTATGGCCCTCCCCCAACAAGTGCACAGGTGACGGCTCAGCTGGCCGGAATGCAGATCAGTGGTACTGTGGCCCCAGCCTCTCCACCTTCAGGGCTAGGCTATG GCCCACCAACATCGCTGGCCTCAGCCTCAGGAAGTTTCCCTAACTCTGGTCTGTATGGCTCCTATCCTCAGGGCCAAGCTCCTCCCCTTGGCCAGGCCCAGGGTCATCCTGGGACCCAGCCTCCCCAGCGATCTGTCCCACTACAGGCCTCCAGCTTCACACCCCCAGCTTCAGGGGGTCCTCGGATGCCTTCGATGACTGGTCCTCCCTTGCCTGGACAGAGTTTTGGGGGGCCCCCAGTGAGCCAGCCCAACCACGTGTCCTCACCTGCTCCTCAAGCTCTGCCCCCTGGCACCCAAATGACTGGGCCCCCAGGACCACCACTACCACCTATGCACTCCTCCCAGCAGCCAGGCTATCAGCTGCAACAAAATG GTTCCTTTGGACCAACCCGGGGCCCTCAGTCCAATTATGGAAGTCCCTACCCAGGAGCAGCCACTTTTGGAAGTCAGCCTGGGCCTCCTCAACCATTGCCTCCTAAGCGCCTGGACCCTGATGCCATCCCGAGCCCT ATTCAGGTTATTGAGGATGACAGGAACAACCGGGGTTCAGAGCCATTTGTTACTGGAGTGCGGGGCCAGGTGCCACCCTTAGTCACCACCAACTTCCTCGTGAAAGACCAAG GGAATGCAAGTCCCCGATACATCCGATGCACATCCTATAATATCCCTTGCACATCTGACATGGCTAAGCAGGCTCAGGTGCCCCTAGCAGCTGTCATCAAGCCGCTGGCAAGGCTGCCCCCAGAAGAG GCTTCACCGTATGTTGTCGACCACGGGGAATCTGGCCCTTTGCGCTGCAATCGCTGCAAAGCATACATGTGCCCTTTCATGCAGTTCGTTGAGGGAGGGAGGCGCTTCCAGTGCTGCTTTTGCAGCTGTATCAACGATG TTCCCCCCCAGTATTTTCAACATCTGGATCATACCGGCAAACGTGTGGATGCTTATGACCGTCCTGAGCTGTCCCTGGGTTCTTATGAATTCTTGGCCACTGTAGATTACTGCAAG AACAATAAGttccccagccctcctgcctTCATCTTCATGATTGACGTCTCCTACAATGCCATCAGGAGTGGTCTTGTTAGGCTCCTCTGTGAGGAGCTCAAGTCATTGTTAGACTTCCTGCCTAG GGAGGGCGGGGCAGAAGAGTCAGCAATCCGCGTTGGCTTTGTCACCTATAATAAGGTGCTCCACTTCTACAATGTGAAGAGCTCATTGGCCCAGCCACAAATGATGGTTGTATCTGATGTGGGTGACATGTTTGTGCCACTGCTGGATGGCTTCCTGGTCAATGTCAATGAGTCTCAAGCAGTCATCACCAG CTTATTGGATCAGATTCCAGAAATGTTTGCAGACacaagggagacagagacagtaTTTGCCCCAGTTATCCAGGCTGGGATGGAGGCTCTGAAG GCTGCTGAGTGTGCAGGGAAGCTCTTTCTGTTCCACACCTCCCTGCCCATTGCAGAGGCCCCAGggaaactgaagaacagagacGACAGGAAGTTGATCAACACAGACAAGGAGAAG ACTCTGTTCCAGCCTCAGACAGGTGCCTATCAGACCCTGGCCAAAGAGTGTGTGGCCCAAGGCTGCTGCGTagacctcttcctcttccctaaCCAGTATGTGGATGTGGCCACGCTCTCTGTTGTACCCCAGCTCACTGGTGGCTCTGTCTATAAATACGCTTGCTTTCAG GTGGAAAATGACCAGGAACGGTTCCTGAGTGACCTGCGTCGGGATGTACAGAAGGTCGTTGGCTTTGATGCTGTGATGCGGGTCCGGACAAGCACTG GTATCCGtgctgtagatttctttggggcTTTCTACATGAACAACACAACAGATGTGGAGCTGGCTGGGCTGGATGGGGACAAGACGGTGACTGTGGAGTTCAAGCATGACGATCGGCTCAATGAAGAGAATGGAGCCCTCATGCAG TGTGCCCTGCTCTACACCAGCTGTGCAGGGCAGCGACGGCTCCGCATCCACAACCTGGCCCTCAACTGCTGCACTCAGCTGGCTGATCTGTATCGAAACTGTGAGACTGACACGCTCATCAACTACATGGCCAAGTTTg CATACCGGGGGGTCCTGAGCAGCCCTGTGAAGACTGTTCGTGACACTCTTATCACTCAGTGTGCCCAAATCTTGGCCTGTTACAGAAAGAACTGTGCCAGCCCTTCCTCTGCAGGACAG TTGATCCTTCCTGAGTGCATGAAGCTACTCCCAGTTTACCTGAACTGTGTATTGAAGAGTGATGTCCTGCAGCCTGGAGCTGAAGTCACTACTGATGACCGGGCCTACGTCCGACAGCTGGTTACCTCCATGGATGTGGCTGAGACCAATGTCTTCTTCTATCCTCGGCTCCTACCGTTG ACAAAGTCTCCCATTGAGaataccactgaaccaccagcaGTTCGAGCATCTGAAGAGCGTCTAAGCAACGGGGATATATATTTGCTGGAGAATGGGCTCAACCTCTTCCTCTGGGTGGGAGCAAGTGTCCAACAGGGTGTTGTCCAGAGCCTCTTCGGTGTCTCCTCCTTCAGTCAGATCACCAGTGGCTTG AGTGTTCTGCCAGTTCTGGATAATCTACTGTCCAAGAAGGTGCAAGGCCTCATTGACAGTTTGAGGGCACAGAGATCACGGTACATGAAG CTTATTGTGGTGAAACAAGAGGACAAGCTGGAGACACTGTTCAAACACTTCCTGGTGGAAGACAAGAGCCTGAGCGGCGGAGCATCCTATGTGGACTTTCTCTGTCATATGCACAAGGAGATTCGGCAGCTACTGAGCTAG
- the FUT11 gene encoding alpha-(1,3)-fucosyltransferase 11, with product MGAGRTGAVLAALGVLSVCAASGSRPVAEGETGGEVEWAEPWDGAVFRPPSALGAVGVARGPGTPRPGRGEAVDLPVLLWWSPGLFPHFPGDSERIECARGACVASRDRRVRGDSRTRALLFYGTDFRASEAPLPRLAHQSWALLHEESPLNNFLLSHSPGIRLFNLTATFSRHSDYPLPLQWLPGTAYLRRAAPPLPERADWRRRGYAPLLYLQSHCDVPADRDRYVRELMRYIPVDSYGKCLKNRELPTPRLQDTATATTEDPELLAFLSRYKFHLALENAICDDYMTEKLWRPMHLGAVPVYRGSPSVRDWVPNNHSIILIDDFESPQKLAEFIDFLDKNDEEYMKYLAYKQPGGITNQFLLDSLKQREWGVNDPLLPNYLNGFECFVCDHELARLDAEKAHAASPGDIPVPEPHIAQPSHMDCPVPTPGFGSVEEIPENDSWKEMWLQDYWQGLDQGEALTAMIHNNETLQRKFWDYLTEIFMKRNQNL from the exons ATGGGGGCCGGCCGCACGGGGGCTGTGCTTGCTGCCCTGGGAGTGCTTAGTGTCTGTGCGGCCAGCGGCTCAAGGCCCGTGGCGGAGGGGGAGACCGGCGGGGAGGTGGAGTGGGCGGAGCCGTGGGACGGCGCAGTTTTCCGGCCTCCCTCCGCGCTGGGCGCAGTGGGGGTGGCGCGCGGTCCAGGGACCCCGcggccggggaggggggaggcggtGGACCTGCCGGTGCTGCTATGGTGGAGCCCAGGTCTGTTCCCTCACTTCCCGGGCGACTCGGAGCGCATCGAGTGCGCGCGCGGCGCGTGCGTGGCCTCCCGGGACCGACGGGTGCGGGGAGACTCGCGGACGCGCGCACTGCTCTTCTACGGCACCGACTTCCGCGCGTCCGAAGCGCCGCTGCCGCGCTTGGCGCACCAGAGCTGGGCGCTCCTGCACGAGGAGTCGCCCCTCAACAACTTCTTGCTGAGCCACAGTCCGGGCATCCGCCTCTTCAATCTTACCGCCACCTTCAGTCGTCACTCGGACTACCCGCTGCCGCTGCAGTGGCTGCCCGGGACCGCCTATCTGCGCCGCGCGGCGCCTCCGCTCCCGGAACGCGCGGACTGGCGCCGCCGGGGCTACGCGCCGCTGCTCTATCTGCAGTCCCACTGCGACGTGCCTGCGGACCGGGACCGCTACGTGCGCGAGCTCATGCGCTACATCCCG GTGGACTCATATGGGAAATGCCTGAAGAATCGGGAGCTGCCCACGCCGCGGCTACAGGACACAGCCACAGCCACCACTGAGGATCCAGAACTCTTGGCCTTCTTGTCCCGCTATAAGTTTCATTTGGCCCTCGAAAATGCCATCTGTGACGACTACATGACGGAAAAACTGTGGCGCCCCATGCACCTCGGTGCTGTGCCTGTGTACCGCGGCTCTCCCTCTGTGAGGGACTGGGTGCCCAACAATCACTCCATCATCCTCATTGACGACTTTGAGTCGCCGCAGAAGCTGGCAGAGTTTATTGACTTTCTGGACAAAAATGATGAGGAATATATGAAATACCTGGCATACAAGCAACCTGGGGGCATCACCAACCAGTTCCTTCTGGATAGTCTGAAGCAGCGGGAGTGGGGAGTGAATGATCCTTTACTGCCTAACTACCTTAACGGCTTCGAGTGTTTCGTCTGTGACCACGAACTGGCTCGGCTGGATGCCGAGAAGGCCCATGCAGCCTCTCCTGGGGACATCCCTGTCCCTGAGCCTCATATTGCCCAGCCCTCACACATGGACTGCCCAGTGCCCACACCTGGCTTTGGCAGTGTGGAAGAGATTCCTGAGAACGACAG CTGGAAGGAGATGTGGCTGCAAGATTACTGGCAAGGCCTGGACCAGGGGGAAGCTCTCACTGCCATGATCCACAACAATGAGACACTGCAGAGGAAATTTTGGGATTACCTAACTGAGATCTTCATGAAAAGGAACCAAAATCTCTAA